The Streptomyces sp. NBC_00459 DNA segment CCTTCTGGCCCTCGTGCAGCTCACGGAAGCCCTGGGTGGCGATGTTCGAGTAGTGAGCGAAAACGTCGGCGCCGCCGCCGTCCTGCTCGATGAAGCCGAAGCCCTTTTCCGCGTTGAACCACTTCACGGTACCGGTGGCCATGTTAAATCTCCTTGGGGCATGCTCGGGGGCCCGCACCGTGCGGACCCCGCGTCGCCGGAATGATTGCCCCGACCGGAGAAGAACACCGAAATCTTTGGGAACCACAACTGCAACTGAAAACCACGCTAGCACACAACGCGCTGGCAGGGGGCTGCGGCAATGTCACACGTCCGGCGGGAATAGTCTCCGCAGCTCAACGCGGTCCGCAGCGGTGGGAACGTCCTCGCGGGTGCCCAGGGTAGCCGCAGCCATCCGGTGCCCCAGATGCAGCCCCTCGGCGGCGTCCCGATCTTCGAGCAGGGCCGCGAGATACCCGGCGGCGAAGGCGTCGCCCGCGCCGATCCGTTCGACGACACGGGAGGCGGGCGTGGGCACGAAGATCTCCGTGCCGTCCGCCCCGTACGACGTCGCTCCGTGACCGGCGTCCTTGACGACGATCACGCGGGCCGGGCGCAGCAGGTCCCGGATCTCCTCGGGTTTGCCGGTGTCCCACAGGGCCTCGGCCTCGTCGCGGCCGACGAAGACGATGTCCGCGGCGCGGGCCAGGTCCAGCAGGGCGGCGGGGGCCGCGCCGGCGGGGCGGTGGCGCCAGAGGGCGGGCCGGTGGTTGACGTCGAAGGAGACGAGGGGGCCGGGCACCGCGCGCCGGACGACGAGGGCGGCGAGCAGTTCGGCACAGCTGTCGGAGAGGGCGGCGGTGATGCCGGAGACGTGCAGGAGGCGGGCCGAGGCCAGCAGGGGCAGCCGGGCCAGGCCGGGGCCCATGAGGGTGGCGGCGGAGTCGCGGCGGTAGTAGTAGGTGCGGGTGCCGTCGGGGGCGGGGTCCTTGAAGTAGACGCCGGTGGGCCGCTCGGGGTCGGTCTCGACGGCGGACACGTCGACTCCCCGCCCGGCGAGTTCGTCGAGGACACGCCGCCCCAGAGGATCGGCCCCCACCCGCCCCACCCAGGCCACCCGGTGCCCAAGGGCGACAAGCCCACAGGCCACATTGGACTCGGCCCCACCGACACCCAGCGAGAGCTGCGTCTGCCGCCTGAGCGGCGAGGCGTCCACCGGACCGAGTACGGCCATGGACTCCCCGAGGCAGACGACCTCGGGTCCATGAGGAGAGGTACGCGAAGACGGAACGAACACGAGGGGGTGCTCCTTGGGCGCGGGCCGGGGGCGGGGGTCGGCGGGCTTGGCGGGCCGACGGAGGCCGAGGGGTGCGGCTCGGCGGGCTGACGTGGCCGACGCGGGTTGCGGAAGGTACGGGCCGA contains these protein-coding regions:
- a CDS encoding sugar kinase, which produces MFVPSSRTSPHGPEVVCLGESMAVLGPVDASPLRRQTQLSLGVGGAESNVACGLVALGHRVAWVGRVGADPLGRRVLDELAGRGVDVSAVETDPERPTGVYFKDPAPDGTRTYYYRRDSAATLMGPGLARLPLLASARLLHVSGITAALSDSCAELLAALVVRRAVPGPLVSFDVNHRPALWRHRPAGAAPAALLDLARAADIVFVGRDEAEALWDTGKPEEIRDLLRPARVIVVKDAGHGATSYGADGTEIFVPTPASRVVERIGAGDAFAAGYLAALLEDRDAAEGLHLGHRMAAATLGTREDVPTAADRVELRRLFPPDV
- a CDS encoding cold-shock protein, encoding MATGTVKWFNAEKGFGFIEQDGGGADVFAHYSNIATQGFRELHEGQKVTFDVTQGQKGPQAENILPA